In the Juglans microcarpa x Juglans regia isolate MS1-56 chromosome 6D, Jm3101_v1.0, whole genome shotgun sequence genome, one interval contains:
- the LOC121235069 gene encoding protein LITTLE ZIPPER 2-like has product MCTNNAEKIPPGTVRSSERKQRSKRSKVQVQWLTCSRKKCEEKVDKDVELKNLKLYLENKSIIEENEKLRRKANLLHQENLALMSEFQKKFPDLHRSSTLVLLHKH; this is encoded by the exons atgtGTACCAACAACGCTGAGAAGATTCCGCCTGGCACAGTCCGTTCTTCTGAAAGAAAGCAAAGATCAAAGCGATCTAAAGTCCAAGTTCAATGGCTTACCTGCAG CAGGAAAAAGTGTGAAGAAAAAGTAGACAAAGATGTTGAACTAAAGAACTTGAAGTTATATTTGGAGAACAAAAGTATAATTGAAGAGAATGAGAAGCTGAGGAGAAAAGCCAATCTTCTTCACCAGGAGAATTTAGCCTTAATGTCTGAGTTTCAGAAGAAATTCCCAGATTTGCATCGTTCCTCTACCCTGGTTCTTCTTCACAAACACTGA